A genomic segment from Gaiellales bacterium encodes:
- a CDS encoding ATP-binding protein: MTAAIAALAVALGIAVVLLVRTRRDHAEGEAALARELRDRVPRSELSEARAGRDALMAAVPSPVLVFDADGRLVRANALAREEASALLDLGAQPDLAAAVESALTGGTPAGEIGLTVYEPDRRRYRAHLQAFRGEGGARCVVVLTDESAEADYRDARRLFSAGVSHELRTPLQRILGLVETLGLDLPDEGRAEIIAQARLEVDGMRRLIEDMIMLVQLEGHRVDGAGEPTDMAEAVSACLRRHADAAAEASMPLSAQANRGLVVAVPPRLVEAVLDNLVENAIRHAGEGESIEVRVRGLSGAVELVVHDTGGRIPPDHLGRVFERFHRVEDARSGPGTGLGLAIVKHIAEESGGRATAESSPTAGTTMRVVLPAPAAVRTG, encoded by the coding sequence ATGACAGCGGCGATTGCGGCCTTGGCGGTGGCCCTCGGGATCGCCGTCGTCTTGCTCGTCCGGACGCGGCGCGATCACGCCGAGGGGGAGGCCGCCCTGGCGCGCGAGCTGCGCGACCGCGTCCCCCGCTCCGAGCTCTCCGAGGCGCGGGCCGGCCGCGACGCGTTGATGGCGGCCGTCCCCAGCCCGGTGCTCGTGTTCGACGCCGACGGCCGGCTGGTGCGCGCGAACGCGCTCGCCCGGGAGGAGGCAAGCGCCCTGCTCGACCTCGGCGCGCAGCCCGACCTGGCCGCAGCCGTCGAGTCGGCGCTCACCGGCGGCACCCCGGCCGGCGAGATCGGCCTGACGGTCTACGAGCCCGACCGGCGCCGCTACCGCGCCCATCTCCAGGCGTTCCGGGGCGAGGGCGGCGCGCGCTGCGTCGTCGTCCTGACCGACGAGAGCGCCGAGGCCGACTACCGCGACGCCCGGCGGCTGTTCTCGGCCGGCGTGTCGCACGAGCTGCGCACGCCGCTCCAGCGCATCCTCGGCCTCGTCGAGACGCTCGGGCTCGACCTGCCCGACGAGGGCCGGGCCGAGATCATCGCCCAGGCCCGGCTGGAGGTCGACGGCATGCGCCGCCTGATCGAGGACATGATCATGCTCGTCCAGCTCGAGGGCCACCGCGTCGACGGAGCCGGCGAACCGACGGACATGGCCGAGGCGGTCTCGGCATGCCTGCGCCGCCACGCCGACGCCGCCGCCGAGGCGTCGATGCCGCTCAGCGCGCAGGCCAACCGCGGCCTCGTGGTGGCGGTGCCGCCGCGGCTGGTCGAGGCGGTGCTCGACAACCTGGTCGAGAACGCCATCCGCCACGCCGGCGAGGGCGAGAGCATCGAGGTGCGCGTCCGCGGCCTCTCGGGCGCCGTCGAGCTCGTCGTCCACGACACCGGCGGCCGCATCCCGCCCGACCACCTCGGCCGGGTGTTCGAGCGCTTCCACCGGGTCGAGGACGCGCGGTCCGGCCCGGGGACGGGACTCGGCCTTGCCATCGTGAAGCACATCGCCGAGGAGTCCGGCGGCCGCGCGACGGCGGAGTCGAGCCCGACGGCGGGCACCACGATGCGGGTCGTGCTGCCCGCGCCTGCTGCTGTCCGAACCGGCTAG
- a CDS encoding NAD(P)-binding domain-containing protein — protein sequence MKIAVLGTGTVGRTIATKLVELGHEVTMGSRTADNENAREWVAAAGGGAAQGTFADAASGAELVFNCTGGAVAVDALRAAGAENLAGKVVVDVSNPLDFSQGRPPTLTVCNTDSVGERLQREFPDARIVKTLNSVNQAVMTDPASVPGNHTLFISGNDAEAKKTVEGILGAFGWPQYAILDLGDITAARGQEMYLPLWLRLMGTLGRPDFNIAVVHAGQN from the coding sequence ATGAAAATTGCAGTGCTCGGAACAGGGACGGTCGGGCGGACGATCGCGACGAAGCTCGTCGAGCTCGGCCACGAGGTGACGATGGGGTCGCGGACGGCGGACAACGAGAACGCCCGCGAATGGGTCGCGGCTGCCGGCGGAGGTGCCGCGCAGGGGACGTTCGCCGACGCCGCGTCCGGCGCGGAGCTCGTGTTCAACTGCACGGGCGGCGCCGTCGCGGTCGACGCGCTGCGCGCGGCCGGGGCGGAGAATCTGGCCGGGAAGGTCGTGGTCGACGTCTCCAACCCGCTCGACTTCTCCCAGGGACGGCCGCCGACGCTGACGGTCTGCAACACCGACAGCGTGGGCGAGCGGCTCCAGCGCGAGTTCCCCGACGCGCGCATCGTGAAGACGCTGAACTCGGTGAACCAGGCCGTCATGACCGATCCGGCCAGCGTGCCGGGCAACCACACGCTCTTCATCAGCGGGAACGACGCCGAGGCGAAGAAGACCGTCGAGGGGATCCTGGGCGCCTTCGGCTGGCCGCAGTACGCGATCCTCGACCTGGGCGACATCACCGCCGCCCGCGGTCAGGAGATGTACCTGCCGCTGTGGCTACGGCTGATGGGGACGCTGGGGCGGCCCGACTTCAACATCGCCGTCGTCCACGCCGGCCAGAACTAG
- a CDS encoding response regulator transcription factor, which translates to MPRVLIAEDDRVIANAMATHLRGAGMDVEWADNGDAALRKLRFERPDIAVIDLMLPGEDGWRITEALRSEGATIPIIMISARGSEHDKVHGLRIGADDYLAKPFGMRELVARVEAALRRSGMVPSDRDSGRVEAPGLVVDADLHQALLEGEDAGLTRTEFRLLWVLAGESGKALTRDQLQQRVWGTPYRYRDRTVDVCVRKLRQKLDQRSATHTYIQTHPGVGYRFEAMARGPA; encoded by the coding sequence ATGCCACGGGTGTTGATCGCCGAAGACGACCGCGTCATCGCGAACGCCATGGCGACGCACCTGCGTGGTGCGGGCATGGACGTGGAGTGGGCCGACAATGGCGATGCGGCCCTACGCAAGCTGCGCTTCGAGCGGCCCGACATCGCGGTGATCGACCTGATGCTGCCCGGCGAGGACGGCTGGCGGATCACCGAGGCGCTCCGCTCGGAGGGCGCGACCATCCCGATCATCATGATCAGCGCGCGCGGCTCCGAGCACGACAAGGTGCACGGCCTGCGCATCGGCGCAGACGACTACCTCGCCAAGCCGTTCGGGATGCGCGAGCTGGTGGCGCGGGTCGAGGCGGCGCTGCGGCGGTCGGGGATGGTGCCGTCCGACCGCGACTCGGGCCGTGTCGAGGCGCCCGGGCTCGTGGTCGACGCCGACCTGCACCAGGCGCTCCTCGAGGGCGAGGACGCCGGCCTCACCCGCACGGAGTTCCGGCTCCTGTGGGTGCTGGCGGGCGAGTCGGGCAAGGCGCTCACCCGCGACCAGCTGCAGCAGCGCGTCTGGGGCACGCCGTACCGCTACCGCGACCGCACCGTCGACGTCTGCGTGCGTAAGCTGCGGCAGAAGCTCGACCAGCGCTCGGCGACGCACACGTACATCCAGACCCACCCGGGGGTGGGTTACCGATTCGAGGCGATGGCAAGGGGGCCGGCCTGA
- a CDS encoding Clp protease N-terminal domain-containing protein, which yields MFERFTERARQVVVLAQDEARLLKHNYIGTEHILLGLLREEDGLAARVLDTLDITADEVRAQVARIVGQGDEVDTGQIPFTPRVKKVLELALQEALELDHNYIGTEHILLGLVREDGGVGARILRDFDADPQKVRSELIRMLSRPGRHEEMAARPRPRQTPHPAPFLHAGNRPAQLLVACPVCATPIETISIGQPSTTFAVEAQGDRDCGVCGARWTIAYTVSWKARPE from the coding sequence ATGTTCGAACGCTTTACCGAGCGGGCCCGTCAGGTGGTCGTGTTGGCCCAGGATGAGGCGAGACTCCTCAAGCACAACTACATCGGCACCGAGCACATCCTGCTCGGCCTGCTGCGCGAGGAGGACGGGCTGGCGGCTCGCGTCCTCGACACCCTCGACATCACCGCCGACGAGGTACGCGCGCAGGTCGCTCGCATCGTCGGCCAGGGTGACGAGGTCGACACCGGCCAGATCCCGTTCACGCCGCGGGTGAAGAAGGTGCTCGAGCTGGCGCTGCAGGAGGCGCTCGAGCTCGATCACAACTACATCGGCACCGAGCACATCCTGCTCGGCCTGGTGCGGGAGGACGGCGGGGTGGGAGCGCGGATCCTGCGCGACTTCGACGCCGATCCGCAGAAGGTGCGCAGCGAGCTCATCCGGATGCTGTCCCGACCGGGGCGCCACGAGGAGATGGCGGCAAGGCCGCGACCTCGCCAGACCCCGCACCCTGCGCCATTCCTGCACGCCGGCAACCGGCCCGCCCAGCTGCTCGTCGCGTGCCCGGTCTGCGCCACGCCGATCGAGACGATCTCGATCGGCCAACCGAGCACGACGTTCGCCGTCGAGGCGCAAGGCGACCGCGACTGCGGCGTCTGCGGAGCACGCTGGACGATCGCCTACACCGTCTCGTGGAAGGCGCGGCCGGAGTAG
- a CDS encoding Clp protease N-terminal domain-containing protein, with the protein MFERFTERARQVVVLAQDEARTLKHDYIGTEHILLGLLREEDGLAARVLETLHVTEEEVRAQVARIVAQGDEVVTGQIAFTPRARNVLELALRESLSLGHDYIATEHILLGLVRENEGVAARILLEFDADAETIRNEVIGRLPPPSRRGPDRIRQVVIACPACGQGLETVIRERSGSNLDVSAEGDRTCHNCGKRWSIAYTVSLRELSG; encoded by the coding sequence ATGTTCGAACGGTTCACGGAGCGGGCCCGCCAGGTGGTCGTCCTCGCGCAGGACGAGGCCCGCACGCTGAAGCACGACTACATCGGCACCGAGCACATCCTGCTGGGCCTGCTGCGCGAGGAGGACGGCCTCGCTGCCCGCGTCCTGGAGACCCTCCACGTCACCGAAGAGGAGGTGCGTGCGCAGGTCGCCCGGATCGTCGCTCAGGGAGATGAGGTCGTCACCGGCCAGATCGCCTTCACTCCACGGGCCAGGAATGTGCTCGAGCTGGCGCTGCGGGAGTCGCTTTCGCTCGGCCATGACTACATCGCGACCGAGCACATCCTGCTCGGCCTCGTCCGCGAGAACGAGGGCGTCGCGGCACGCATCCTGCTCGAGTTCGACGCGGATGCCGAGACCATCCGAAACGAGGTCATCGGCCGGCTTCCGCCGCCGAGCCGGCGGGGACCGGACCGGATCCGGCAGGTCGTGATCGCATGCCCCGCGTGCGGCCAGGGGCTGGAGACGGTCATCCGCGAGAGGTCCGGCTCGAACCTCGACGTCTCCGCCGAGGGCGATCGCACCTGCCACAACTGCGGCAAGCGGTGGTCGATCGCCTACACCGTCTCGCTACGCGAGCTGTCCGGGTAG
- a CDS encoding NUDIX hydrolase, whose amino-acid sequence MIRAAGGVVRRDGLIAVVHRPQHGDWSLPKGKLEPGEDDATAAVREVREETGREAVIERDLGTVSYEVASGRPKTVRWYLMTACADAIDTADDVDDVRWLAPDGVEELLTYATDRDVLARARKHL is encoded by the coding sequence ATGATCCGCGCGGCCGGCGGGGTCGTGCGCCGTGATGGGCTGATCGCGGTCGTCCACCGGCCGCAGCACGGCGACTGGTCGCTGCCGAAGGGCAAGCTCGAGCCCGGCGAGGACGACGCGACCGCGGCCGTGCGCGAGGTGCGCGAGGAGACGGGCCGCGAGGCGGTCATCGAGCGGGATCTCGGCACGGTCTCCTACGAGGTCGCCAGCGGCCGCCCGAAGACCGTCCGCTGGTATCTGATGACCGCCTGCGCCGACGCGATCGACACGGCCGACGACGTCGACGACGTGCGCTGGCTCGCCCCGGACGGCGTCGAGGAGCTCCTCACCTACGCCACCGACCGGGACGTGCTCGCCCGCGCGCGCAAGCATCTTTGA
- a CDS encoding LysR family transcriptional regulator, whose amino-acid sequence MEPDPWLGVELRHLAALEAIAEHGSFGRAANALGYTQSAVSQQLATLERLVGVRLVERPGGPRPVELTEAGRLLLHHAEAIVARLHAARADLDALRGGEAGTLRVGAFQSAGARILPELLRRFTAAWPRVEIRLEEAEDEGLLSGIEDGGLDLAFVMLPVEDPAVETVELVRDPYVLVTQADSPLARASTPPTFREIGAMPLIGYRTCLGGQQVEDRLRAAGVAPRMAFRSDDNATLQAMVATGIGIALVPRLTVNEADPRIAVIELGGSVPPRLIGLAWHRDRYRSPAALAFVDVARELCSELQEAA is encoded by the coding sequence ATGGAACCTGATCCTTGGCTCGGCGTCGAGCTGCGCCATCTGGCGGCGCTCGAGGCCATCGCGGAGCACGGCTCGTTCGGGCGCGCGGCGAACGCGCTCGGCTACACCCAGTCGGCCGTCAGCCAGCAGCTGGCGACGCTCGAGCGGCTCGTCGGCGTCCGCCTCGTCGAGCGGCCCGGCGGGCCCCGTCCCGTGGAGCTGACCGAGGCCGGCCGCCTGCTCCTGCACCACGCCGAGGCCATCGTCGCGCGGCTGCACGCCGCCCGCGCCGACCTCGACGCCCTCCGCGGCGGCGAGGCGGGCACCCTGCGGGTGGGCGCGTTCCAGAGCGCCGGCGCGCGCATCCTGCCCGAGCTCCTGCGCCGCTTCACGGCGGCCTGGCCGCGGGTCGAGATCCGGCTCGAGGAGGCGGAGGACGAGGGCCTTCTGAGCGGCATCGAGGACGGCGGGCTCGACCTCGCCTTCGTGATGCTGCCCGTCGAGGATCCCGCCGTCGAGACGGTCGAGCTCGTGCGCGACCCCTACGTGCTCGTCACCCAGGCCGACTCACCGCTCGCGCGCGCGAGCACGCCGCCGACCTTCCGCGAGATCGGCGCGATGCCGCTGATCGGCTATCGCACCTGTCTGGGCGGGCAACAGGTCGAAGACCGGCTGCGCGCCGCCGGGGTGGCGCCACGGATGGCGTTCCGCTCGGACGACAATGCGACGCTCCAGGCGATGGTGGCGACCGGCATCGGGATCGCGCTGGTGCCGCGGCTGACCGTCAACGAGGCCGATCCGCGGATCGCGGTGATCGAGCTCGGCGGCAGCGTGCCGCCGCGCCTGATCGGCCTGGCCTGGCATCGCGACCGGTACCGCTCGCCGGCCGCGCTCGCCTTCGTCGACGTCGCCCGCGAGCTCTGCTCGGAGCTCCAGGAAGCCGCGTAG
- a CDS encoding ABC transporter ATP-binding protein, producing the protein MLELEDVHTYYGTIEAIKGISLTVNEGEVVTLIGANGAGKSTTLRSIQGINKPKRGRILFKGEDIVGRPPHEIVRMGISQSPEGRRLFARMTVLENLEMGAFQRTDKSGVSEDVARVFDLFPRLAERRAQKAGTLSGGEQQMCAMGRALMARPKLLLLDEPSMGLAPVLVERIFEIVTEINSQGTTILLVEQNALMALDVAKRGYVLETGVVALTDDAAALRTNERVRKAYLGLS; encoded by the coding sequence CTGCTCGAGCTCGAGGACGTCCACACCTACTACGGGACGATCGAGGCGATCAAGGGCATCTCGCTGACGGTGAACGAGGGCGAGGTCGTGACGCTGATCGGCGCCAACGGCGCCGGGAAGTCGACGACCCTGCGATCGATCCAGGGCATCAACAAGCCCAAGCGCGGGCGGATCCTCTTCAAGGGTGAGGACATCGTGGGCCGGCCGCCGCACGAGATCGTCCGGATGGGGATCAGCCAGTCGCCCGAGGGGCGGCGCCTGTTTGCTCGTATGACCGTGCTCGAGAACCTGGAGATGGGAGCGTTTCAGCGCACCGACAAGTCGGGCGTGAGCGAGGATGTCGCCCGGGTGTTCGATCTGTTCCCGCGCCTCGCCGAGCGCCGGGCCCAGAAGGCGGGGACGCTTTCCGGGGGCGAGCAGCAGATGTGTGCCATGGGGCGGGCGCTGATGGCCCGGCCGAAGCTGCTTTTGCTGGACGAGCCGTCGATGGGCCTCGCTCCGGTGCTCGTCGAGCGGATCTTCGAGATCGTCACCGAGATCAACTCGCAGGGCACCACGATCCTGCTCGTCGAGCAAAACGCGCTGATGGCCCTCGACGTCGCGAAGCGCGGCTACGTGCTCGAGACCGGCGTCGTGGCGCTCACCGACGACGCGGCGGCGCTGCGCACGAACGAGCGCGTGCGCAAGGCCTACCTCGGCCTCAGCTGA
- a CDS encoding ABC transporter ATP-binding protein: MSETENLLEARQLRKEFGGLVACNDVDFAVPRGAIVSLIGPNGAGKTTFFNMLTGVYTPTSGEILFNGHDVAGLPPHAVTHMGVGRTFQNIRLFPTMTSMENVLVGMHSRIKGGIVRSILRTPGLRREEREAAERARELLRYCELPKSADESYAMHLSYGDQRRLEVARALATDPKLLLLDEPTAGMNPQESAQFTSFVSKVRDERGVTVLLIEHDMKVVMGISERVTVLDYGQKIAEGSPAEIQADERVIEAYLGSGATSAAGGEPAGA; encoded by the coding sequence ATGAGCGAGACCGAAAACCTGCTCGAGGCGAGGCAGCTGCGCAAGGAGTTCGGTGGCCTGGTCGCGTGCAACGACGTGGACTTCGCCGTCCCGCGGGGCGCGATCGTCAGCCTGATCGGGCCGAACGGCGCCGGCAAGACGACGTTCTTTAACATGCTCACGGGCGTCTACACGCCGACGAGCGGCGAGATCCTCTTCAACGGCCACGACGTGGCCGGGCTCCCGCCGCACGCGGTCACCCACATGGGCGTGGGGCGGACGTTCCAGAACATCCGCCTCTTCCCGACGATGACGAGCATGGAGAACGTGCTCGTCGGCATGCACTCGCGGATCAAGGGCGGCATCGTCCGCTCGATCCTGCGGACACCGGGCCTGCGGCGCGAGGAGCGCGAGGCCGCCGAGCGCGCCCGCGAGCTGCTGCGCTACTGCGAGCTGCCCAAGTCGGCCGACGAGTCCTACGCGATGCACCTCTCCTACGGCGACCAGCGCCGGCTCGAGGTGGCGCGGGCGCTCGCGACCGATCCGAAGCTGCTGCTCCTGGACGAGCCGACGGCCGGGATGAACCCGCAGGAGAGTGCCCAGTTCACGTCGTTCGTCAGCAAGGTGCGCGACGAGCGCGGCGTCACGGTGCTCCTGATCGAGCACGACATGAAGGTCGTCATGGGCATCTCCGAGCGGGTGACGGTGCTCGACTACGGGCAGAAGATCGCCGAGGGCTCACCGGCCGAGATCCAGGCCGACGAGCGCGTCATCGAGGCCTACCTCGGGAGCGGCGCCACGTCGGCGGCCGGCGGGGAGCCGGCGGGCGCATGA
- a CDS encoding branched-chain amino acid ABC transporter permease, protein MMERLGLGDAWSKVPRPMRHGLLPAVVALLLVLYPSYYSDLTSLIGTNSTESQLIPTVPTMVIMTVYVVMALGLNVVVGYAGLLDLGYVAFYAAGAYVAGWFATQQFTPHDVHLASVGVPHSVQGIHINVWFLLLVGAVFAALFGIVIGLPTLRLRGDYLAIVTLGFGEIVPQAVNNGDNWFGHNITNGPNGLTPIDALGFGSLHNQWAFLPSVYYSVTNATSYYYWTGLALVAFTLFCCIRIRDSRLGRAWVAIREDEIAAAAMGVPLMRTKTLAYAIGAFFGGMAGCFYAIYKSSTFPGDFSLNISITVLCMVILGGMGNVWGVCLGGAVLSYLNYQGLEAVGNNFNNIAGTSFNVPQYTYGIFGLIIVVMMLLRPQGLIPGQRRKVELELGVEGGSMYEASAQ, encoded by the coding sequence ATGATGGAGCGCCTCGGCCTGGGCGACGCGTGGTCCAAGGTGCCGAGGCCGATGCGGCACGGGCTGCTCCCGGCCGTGGTCGCACTGCTCCTCGTCCTCTACCCGTCGTACTACAGCGACCTCACGTCGCTGATCGGGACGAACAGCACCGAATCGCAGCTCATCCCGACCGTGCCGACGATGGTCATCATGACGGTCTACGTGGTCATGGCCCTCGGCCTGAACGTGGTGGTCGGCTATGCAGGCCTGCTCGACCTCGGCTACGTCGCGTTCTACGCGGCCGGCGCCTACGTCGCCGGCTGGTTCGCGACCCAGCAGTTCACGCCGCACGACGTCCATCTCGCGTCGGTCGGGGTGCCGCACTCGGTGCAGGGCATCCACATAAACGTGTGGTTCCTGCTCCTTGTCGGAGCGGTGTTCGCGGCACTCTTCGGCATCGTCATCGGTCTGCCGACGCTGCGCCTGCGCGGCGACTACCTCGCCATCGTCACGCTCGGATTCGGCGAGATCGTGCCGCAGGCCGTGAACAACGGCGACAACTGGTTCGGGCACAACATCACGAACGGACCCAACGGGCTCACACCGATCGACGCGCTCGGATTCGGATCGCTGCACAACCAGTGGGCGTTCCTGCCGAGCGTGTACTACTCGGTCACGAACGCGACCTCCTACTACTACTGGACCGGTCTCGCGCTCGTCGCGTTCACGCTGTTCTGCTGCATCCGCATCCGCGACTCCCGGCTCGGTCGCGCGTGGGTGGCCATCCGCGAGGACGAGATCGCTGCGGCCGCGATGGGCGTCCCGCTCATGCGCACCAAGACGCTCGCCTACGCGATCGGCGCGTTCTTCGGCGGCATGGCCGGTTGCTTCTACGCGATCTACAAGAGCTCGACGTTCCCGGGCGACTTCTCGCTGAACATCTCGATCACCGTGCTCTGCATGGTGATCCTCGGCGGCATGGGCAACGTCTGGGGCGTCTGCCTGGGCGGTGCGGTGCTCTCCTACCTGAACTACCAGGGCCTCGAGGCGGTCGGCAACAACTTCAACAACATCGCCGGCACGAGCTTCAACGTCCCCCAGTACACCTACGGCATCTTCGGGCTGATCATCGTCGTCATGATGCTGCTGCGGCCGCAGGGGCTGATACCCGGGCAGCGCCGCAAGGTCGAGCTCGAGCTCGGCGTCGAGGGCGGGTCCATGTACGAAGCCAGCGCGCAATGA